The DNA sequence atttatttgtgcatcttttgatttttttgttgaaGATGGTGGAAATAAAAGTGAAGACGATTCTAATACGGTGAATCTGCAATGTAATAAATCTGCagtaaattttttgaattttaatgattgatGAGAAAGTTTTACTTAAaacattttatatttggatattttcatttgttatttagattttgaatttgtattttagtTACGACCTATCCCTCTTACACACACACTAGAGGCGATGTATTATTGCATGCATGCTGATATAGACACTACTGGAATATCTTAAACAAATGTCTTATTGCAATATTATTGTTTAAAAGCATTGTTTTATTAGAAAAATGTTATTTAGACGAGAAGTCATCAATTTTTAATTagtctttaaatttaataaattaattacattaatttttataaactcacttttcaattttttaacaaACTAACACTGTTAGATTTAATTTAACTTATATTTCTAAAATccctctttttttcaaaattctctatTTTCACCAAGTCTGATTCTTTACTCTTCTTGTACTGCTTTTTTTCCCCCTtaaaatttatactttattataaAGTATCTacctaataataaatataaaataaaatagttaattatGTTATTGTTTAATTTGGTCAAGCATGATGACTAATTAATTAAGAACATACTCATATGGTGGTAGACTCCATTGTCATCCACCAACCTCCTCACACCCCCAGTCAAACTACATGTTCACTTTGAATAatgaaatttattaaaaatgataagaTCATAAATATACAATAAGTACCACAAGTTAATTAATCAATAACACACGAACATTTTTGCTTCGAAGAGATTTCAACATGACATGGACAAAAATGCTACTAATGAAGCACGTGATGCCCAGCTACCTACATCTATTCAAAGGTAATTATTATAGTGTTTaaaaaatagtatttaatttatagaaaaaaaagttaaaaattaatatttaatttaaaaataaaagaataaataatttttaaatatttaaaatttattataaaaattaaacaaaaattagacACACTGTAAAATTGATCCTGTTCAAAATTTCAAATAGCCGTCACATATAAAATCTTATCTTCTAATAACAATTCTGAGATAGCTTGCTATAGTATGATTCGATGCATTAGAAcgatcaaattaaaagaaaggaaaattttcgcaaacaaataaaaataaaacacacaTTAAAATAACAAATACTATATTCTacgatgaacaaacaaataacaaATTCTATATTCTGGGcaagcacaaaacagagatacATAAATCACTAAGAAGTCAGAATATCTGAGCCGCCAtccataataataatatcatGAATTAATACTAAAACTACACGAATATATATATTCATGAACAATCCAAGTCAAAGTAACACAATAAAACAACCAAGAAGTCAGAATACATCAGCTGATCGCTTGAATCCAGGAACATTATTACGAGTAGTTTATTATACTTTGAGTTGAGTACGTTTCCTACATATGTTTCAATTTGTCCATTTAATTCCACATATGCCCCTACTCTCATGAGTATAAATATCCCCCCTCCCCCTGCCTAAGTCTTCACCAAAATACCAAAGAACATAGCTAATAAGCTTTGCTATCCCAAAGAACATAGCTAAGCTTTGCTATACCAAAAAACACAGCTAGGAAAAGATGGTGTCTGTGAGTGAGATCCGCAAAGTTCAAAGGGCAGAAGGCCCTGCAACTGTATTGGCGATAGGCACAGCGAATCCACCGAATTGTATTGATCAGAGTACATATGCTGATTATTATTTTAGAGTAACTAACAGTGAACACATGACTGATCTCAAGAAGAAGTTTCAGCGCATTTGTAcgtatttttattgttttagttttgttttatttaatatttatcaagaaaaaatttattgttttactTTTATATTAACTAAAACGCAAAATGTTTATACAACATATCATATTCACTGTTTAATATTACTAATAATAACTACTTAATGATATTACttttataattacaaattttgATAAACTATATATTAAAATGGTACTTATTAAAAATTCAAGTCATTATAAATATAACTCGAGagtaatattattgctatatatatatatatatcattttttaaaCTTCATCAAAAGTAATGATGAATGTGAATTACACATTATTATTTCAGGTGAGAGAACACAAATCAAGAACAGACATATGTACTTAACAGAAGAGATACTGAAAGAGAATCCTAACATGTGCGCATACAAAGCACCGTCGTTGGATGCAAGGGAAGACATGATGATCAGGGAGGTACCAAGGGTTGGAAAAGAGGCTGCAACCAAGGCCATCAAAGAATGGGGTCAGCCAATGTCTAAGATCACACATTTGATCTTCTGCACCACCAGCGGCGTTGCATTGCCTGGCGTTGATTATGAACTCATCGTACTCTTAGGGCTTGACCCATCCGTCAAGAGGTACATGATGTACCACCAAGGCTGCTTCGCTGGTGGCACTGTCCTTCGTTTGGCTAAGGACTTGGCTGAAAACAACAAGGATGCTCGTGTTCTTATCGTTTGTTCTGAGAATACCGCTGTCACTTTCCGTGGTCCTAGTGAGACAGACATGGATAGTCTTGTAGGGCAAGCCTTGTTTGCTGATGGAGCTGCTGCGATTATCATTGGTTCTGATCCTGTGCCAGAGGTTGAGAAGCCTATCTTTGAAATTGTTTCGACTGATCAAAAGCTTGTCCCTAATAGCCATGGAGCCATCGGTGGTCTCCTTCGTGAAGTTGGGCTTACATTCTATCTTAATAAGAGTGTTCCTGATATTATTTCACAAAACATCAATGATGCGCTCAGTAAAGCTTTTGATCCATTGGGTATATCTGATTATAACTCAATATTTTGGATTGCACACCCTGGTGGACGTGCAATTTTGGATCAGGTTGA is a window from the Arachis hypogaea cultivar Tifrunner chromosome 1, arahy.Tifrunner.gnm2.J5K5, whole genome shotgun sequence genome containing:
- the LOC112790504 gene encoding stilbene synthase 3-like produces the protein MVSVSEIRKVQRAEGPATVLAIGTANPPNCIDQSTYADYYFRVTNSEHMTDLKKKFQRICERTQIKNRHMYLTEEILKENPNMCAYKAPSLDAREDMMIREVPRVGKEAATKAIKEWGQPMSKITHLIFCTTSGVALPGVDYELIVLLGLDPSVKRYMMYHQGCFAGGTVLRLAKDLAENNKDARVLIVCSENTAVTFRGPSETDMDSLVGQALFADGAAAIIIGSDPVPEVEKPIFEIVSTDQKLVPNSHGAIGGLLREVGLTFYLNKSVPDIISQNINDALSKAFDPLGISDYNSIFWIAHPGGRAILDQVEQKVNLKPEKMKATRDVLSNYGNMSSACVFFIMDLMRKKSLEEGLKTTGEGLDWGVLFGFGPGLTIETVVLRSIAI